One Mycolicibacterium fortuitum subsp. fortuitum genomic window carries:
- a CDS encoding helix-turn-helix transcriptional regulator → MGMKPWDGDRPLTPRVVLEQKDVAARGLAFTFGTEQISEPTDWCSFSDTHHLVYVYRGGAMHSMQTALDWGPSGQMLPTVGDIWWKPAGVPCAALVQGEIAGYCEIALPRRAIGDTALLPRIKYRDPLMHHLVEEIYSVADRDDAIARLLRDSVAETMRLLIRDKYAEAPPKSREHRTFDTRTRTMLVDYLNDSLDSDIHLDALAQLTGMSVQAFIGAFRRAFHTTPYQFLLDLRIDRAKTLLLTTQQAVAEIASSVGFSTPSHFATAFRRRVGISPSIYRHRS, encoded by the coding sequence ATGGGGATGAAGCCGTGGGATGGAGACCGGCCGCTGACCCCACGCGTTGTGTTGGAGCAGAAGGATGTCGCGGCGCGTGGCCTGGCGTTCACCTTCGGCACTGAGCAGATATCAGAGCCGACGGATTGGTGCAGCTTCAGCGATACGCATCATCTGGTGTACGTATATCGCGGTGGCGCAATGCATTCGATGCAGACCGCGCTCGATTGGGGGCCGTCGGGGCAAATGCTGCCGACCGTGGGCGACATCTGGTGGAAACCCGCAGGCGTCCCGTGCGCTGCCCTGGTCCAGGGCGAGATCGCCGGATACTGCGAAATTGCCCTTCCACGCCGGGCCATCGGCGACACGGCACTGCTTCCCCGGATCAAATACCGAGACCCGCTGATGCATCACCTGGTCGAGGAGATCTACAGCGTCGCCGACCGTGATGATGCAATCGCACGGTTGCTCAGGGACTCCGTCGCCGAGACCATGCGTCTGCTGATCCGGGACAAATATGCCGAGGCGCCGCCGAAGTCGCGTGAACACCGGACCTTCGATACCCGGACCCGCACGATGTTGGTGGACTACCTCAATGACAGCCTGGACTCGGATATCCACCTGGATGCGCTGGCGCAACTGACCGGGATGTCGGTCCAGGCGTTCATCGGCGCTTTTCGCCGGGCCTTTCACACCACGCCGTATCAGTTTCTACTCGACCTGCGCATCGACCGCGCCAAGACGCTACTTTTGACCACGCAGCAGGCGGTCGCCGAAATCGCTTCGTCAGTGGGATTTTCGACGCCCAGCCATTTCGCCACAGCGTTCCGCCGCCGCGTGGGAATCTCCCCGAGCATCTATCGCCACCGCTCGTGA
- a CDS encoding LysM peptidoglycan-binding domain-containing protein: MGTSGGWDRYQVAGPGAASPDSDITAVSRFRDNMEVWWTGPDNVVHGGFWYDDGQGWKGPYALPGPVGATPAGGLAAASRINTSMEAWWVGSDTSVRGAFWYDDGKNWRAYHDPVALPTAAASTSGMAALSRIDTSMEIWWIGVDGSVQGAFWYKGQHHDAWQRYQLAPLGKASPASGVAAVSRINTAMEIWWVGPLGSVEGGYYYSTDTKPWQTYTVAPNGSASQTHSIAAVSRRPESMDLVWITPDGGVEGAFWNEGNDWAPYPDPIAEKNSASKTGGLAAVARTQSSIDVWWIGTDGSVQGATWTEGVGWRRYDDAVSGPGTASKTSGLAAMSRTEATTEVWWIADDGSVQLAVRDESSGPFSFRILRPDDLVHLEIDVVGCRLSSATGAVPTPTPVADTYVVRAGDTLWDIAEHFYHDPFKYHLIAKANHLTNPHLIGIGQRLTIPRLTPPPPPRSQIIAVEPGAHMIVHFGVQNIFEQSYPQPPGNASGIANARAANPSRLVFELPQSTRIDFTTSGVLAALTTLGLRVPPLAIPRVTAGDPRPDSAKGAPEVPQSDQTAIEAPYRLVVSPNQKYGGFTHSAEVQTANNDAARVELWHTRLGVRVLKDGTFVRIDEDDAEHRTVRPVWARDLAENSTVTGFPGSLSVSDRKVFVTQSADARKVEPEPFTVDRLYLSSLGAWIDWRVAWDDSLYEGEVRSAYRHQARLGRDQYVRVERPVYLFPFRHRGTLVKITERKIKLENDPAAYLFTRNFIVLRERTCHYDDAVARNLPFVSVSIDPVVTPDLDVLPDELPDAPFVPMVGGKSFGWTITGIDHAGRQIPMRTALVAVPIGGNAWQSALAKWQTDVIKATQPPELAHPIDVGGAEVAFAPESKRGDTTSRVQYIEFTGVADKRTSTPSMLKAHIEIPALTALNGGRKPIGVTYRDKYITGGFAANKSEIFLKLDAGDTTKLDFSGGSDKGGGFVEPSTSITALSRQHGAVGDAGGGAAGGIDDGTFDPTRFLGNAGPKLFGLLSLADILQSGTPLAQAPKLIAQQLSFVSTMTAEYANLTLALQKSVEILQKDVNATQPAPPAALKQRSQALLNQANKALQTLGAQSLNPLLQALAQANTNQARAEADKILGALKDAESLVVSPDLAAFLRSMVQRSLQSLESVLTTANTATDLIAALRAPSAGNVVRYDWFPTIKGWPDEGEAKHIFHPNASDGLAISVEVRTPKDGKPQSDISAQLRDFELRLLPATDPLITMRFARLGFRIATGGKPEVDVLFSNMVFGGVLSFIEKLRQVIPFDGFSDPPYVDVTPEAARAGFDLALPSLAIGVFSLENIRLGADCRVPFLGEAVTVGFFFCTKEAPFRLTVLAIGGGGWVGIRLAPKGLVLLEMGLEAGASLSVDLGVASGSVSVMVGVYLRLEDDEGKLTAYFRIRGEVEVLGIASASITLELSMTYDTKTGKLTGRASLVVEIEVAFFSASVEITCERKIATRDGDPALIDIMPPDQGGQDMWKKYYTSFAIGA, encoded by the coding sequence ATGGGGACATCAGGCGGCTGGGATCGGTATCAGGTGGCTGGGCCGGGGGCCGCCTCGCCGGACAGCGATATCACCGCAGTATCCAGGTTCCGCGACAACATGGAAGTCTGGTGGACCGGTCCGGATAACGTTGTGCACGGCGGGTTCTGGTACGACGACGGCCAAGGATGGAAGGGGCCGTACGCCTTGCCCGGTCCGGTGGGGGCGACACCGGCAGGCGGCTTGGCGGCGGCCTCGCGGATCAACACCAGCATGGAGGCGTGGTGGGTCGGCTCCGACACCTCGGTGCGCGGCGCGTTCTGGTACGACGACGGCAAGAACTGGCGTGCGTATCACGATCCGGTAGCGCTACCTACGGCGGCGGCGTCCACCAGCGGCATGGCCGCACTGTCTCGCATCGATACCAGCATGGAGATCTGGTGGATCGGCGTCGACGGTTCCGTACAGGGCGCGTTCTGGTACAAGGGCCAGCACCACGATGCGTGGCAGCGGTACCAACTCGCGCCTCTCGGCAAGGCCTCCCCAGCCAGCGGCGTCGCGGCGGTTTCCCGCATCAACACGGCGATGGAGATCTGGTGGGTGGGCCCGCTCGGCTCGGTGGAGGGCGGTTACTACTACTCCACCGACACCAAGCCATGGCAGACCTATACGGTTGCGCCGAATGGCAGTGCGTCACAGACGCATAGCATCGCTGCGGTATCGCGCCGGCCCGAGAGTATGGACCTTGTCTGGATCACTCCCGACGGCGGCGTCGAGGGGGCGTTCTGGAATGAGGGGAACGATTGGGCGCCGTATCCCGATCCCATCGCCGAAAAGAACAGCGCCTCGAAAACCGGTGGCCTGGCAGCGGTGGCTCGCACCCAGTCCAGCATCGACGTGTGGTGGATCGGCACCGACGGCTCGGTACAGGGAGCGACCTGGACCGAGGGAGTCGGCTGGCGGCGCTACGACGATGCAGTATCCGGGCCCGGCACGGCCTCGAAAACCAGTGGCCTGGCTGCGATGTCACGAACCGAAGCCACCACCGAGGTGTGGTGGATCGCCGACGACGGCTCCGTGCAACTCGCGGTCCGGGATGAGAGCAGCGGTCCGTTCTCGTTCCGGATCCTGCGTCCGGACGACCTCGTGCACCTCGAGATCGACGTGGTCGGTTGCCGGCTGAGTTCAGCGACCGGCGCGGTGCCGACGCCGACACCGGTGGCCGACACCTACGTGGTGCGTGCCGGAGACACGTTGTGGGACATCGCCGAACACTTCTACCACGACCCCTTCAAATATCACCTGATTGCCAAAGCGAACCACCTCACCAACCCCCACTTGATCGGCATCGGCCAGCGGCTGACCATCCCTCGTCTGACTCCACCTCCCCCGCCCCGATCACAGATCATCGCCGTCGAGCCGGGCGCGCACATGATCGTGCATTTCGGGGTGCAGAACATTTTCGAGCAGAGCTATCCGCAGCCGCCCGGCAACGCATCGGGCATCGCAAACGCACGGGCGGCCAACCCGTCACGGCTGGTTTTCGAACTGCCTCAGAGCACCCGCATCGACTTCACGACATCGGGTGTACTGGCCGCGCTCACCACGCTCGGACTCCGGGTCCCGCCCTTGGCGATACCGCGCGTGACTGCCGGCGATCCCCGACCCGACTCCGCCAAGGGAGCTCCAGAGGTCCCCCAGTCGGACCAGACAGCAATCGAAGCACCGTACCGGCTGGTGGTGTCACCGAACCAGAAGTACGGCGGGTTCACGCATTCGGCGGAAGTGCAGACCGCCAACAATGACGCCGCGCGAGTCGAGCTCTGGCACACCCGCCTGGGGGTGCGAGTTCTGAAGGACGGCACATTCGTCCGCATCGACGAAGACGATGCAGAACACCGCACGGTCCGGCCGGTATGGGCTCGCGACCTCGCGGAAAACTCCACGGTCACAGGCTTTCCAGGATCGTTGTCGGTCTCGGACCGGAAGGTCTTCGTCACCCAGAGCGCCGACGCACGCAAGGTCGAGCCCGAGCCGTTCACCGTGGACAGGCTGTACCTGAGTTCGCTCGGCGCCTGGATCGACTGGCGGGTGGCCTGGGACGATTCGCTCTACGAAGGTGAGGTGCGCAGCGCATATCGCCATCAGGCCAGACTCGGCCGGGACCAGTATGTACGGGTCGAGCGGCCCGTCTACCTCTTTCCGTTCAGGCACCGCGGCACATTGGTGAAGATCACCGAACGCAAGATCAAGCTCGAAAACGACCCCGCTGCGTACCTGTTCACCCGCAACTTCATCGTGCTGCGCGAACGCACCTGCCACTACGACGATGCTGTCGCACGGAACCTGCCCTTCGTGTCGGTGTCGATCGACCCCGTCGTCACACCCGATCTCGACGTATTGCCCGACGAGCTGCCCGACGCGCCCTTCGTCCCCATGGTCGGCGGGAAATCGTTCGGTTGGACCATCACCGGCATCGACCACGCTGGTCGTCAGATCCCGATGCGGACCGCGCTGGTGGCTGTTCCCATCGGCGGCAACGCGTGGCAGTCCGCCCTCGCCAAATGGCAGACCGACGTTATCAAGGCGACGCAACCGCCTGAGTTGGCCCACCCGATAGACGTGGGCGGTGCCGAAGTGGCATTTGCTCCTGAGTCCAAGCGGGGCGATACCACCTCGCGGGTGCAGTACATCGAATTCACCGGTGTCGCCGACAAGCGGACCAGCACGCCGTCAATGCTCAAGGCCCACATCGAGATCCCGGCACTGACCGCCCTCAACGGCGGGCGCAAACCCATCGGCGTCACGTATCGCGACAAGTACATCACCGGCGGCTTCGCAGCCAACAAGTCGGAGATCTTCCTCAAACTGGACGCGGGCGACACCACCAAGCTCGACTTCTCCGGCGGCAGCGACAAGGGCGGCGGATTCGTCGAACCCAGCACATCGATCACCGCGCTGTCACGACAGCACGGAGCGGTCGGTGATGCGGGCGGTGGCGCAGCGGGTGGCATCGACGACGGCACGTTCGACCCGACGAGATTCCTCGGCAACGCAGGGCCGAAGCTGTTCGGATTGCTCAGCCTGGCGGACATCCTGCAGAGCGGCACTCCGCTGGCACAGGCACCCAAGCTCATCGCCCAGCAGCTGAGTTTCGTGTCTACGATGACGGCGGAGTACGCCAATCTCACACTGGCGCTGCAGAAATCCGTCGAAATACTCCAGAAGGATGTCAACGCTACCCAGCCAGCACCGCCTGCCGCCCTCAAGCAACGGTCTCAGGCCCTGCTCAACCAGGCCAACAAAGCCCTTCAGACCTTGGGCGCGCAGTCACTGAATCCACTATTGCAGGCCCTGGCACAAGCGAACACCAACCAAGCCCGCGCCGAGGCCGACAAGATCCTGGGCGCGCTGAAAGATGCAGAGAGCTTGGTCGTCAGTCCCGATCTCGCGGCCTTCCTGCGTTCGATGGTCCAACGTTCGTTGCAGTCATTGGAGTCGGTACTCACCACCGCGAACACGGCCACTGACCTGATCGCCGCGCTCCGCGCGCCCAGCGCGGGCAACGTCGTCCGCTATGACTGGTTCCCGACGATCAAGGGCTGGCCAGACGAAGGCGAAGCCAAACACATCTTCCACCCCAACGCATCTGACGGACTGGCGATCTCGGTTGAGGTGCGCACGCCCAAGGACGGGAAGCCGCAATCTGATATCAGCGCGCAGCTTCGCGACTTCGAACTGAGACTCCTCCCCGCCACAGATCCCCTGATCACGATGAGGTTCGCCCGGCTGGGATTCCGGATCGCCACCGGCGGCAAGCCTGAGGTCGACGTCCTGTTCAGCAACATGGTGTTCGGCGGCGTGCTGTCATTCATCGAGAAGCTGCGTCAGGTGATCCCGTTCGACGGGTTCTCGGACCCGCCCTACGTCGATGTCACGCCCGAGGCTGCCAGGGCCGGATTCGACCTGGCGTTGCCGAGCCTGGCGATCGGTGTGTTCAGCCTGGAGAACATCCGCCTCGGTGCCGATTGCCGGGTGCCGTTCCTCGGTGAGGCCGTGACCGTGGGCTTCTTCTTCTGCACCAAGGAGGCTCCGTTCCGGCTGACCGTGCTGGCGATCGGCGGTGGCGGCTGGGTCGGAATCCGCTTGGCGCCAAAGGGCCTGGTGCTTCTGGAGATGGGACTTGAGGCCGGTGCCTCGCTGAGCGTCGACCTCGGGGTCGCCTCGGGCTCGGTGTCGGTGATGGTCGGTGTCTACCTGCGACTGGAAGACGACGAGGGGAAGCTGACCGCGTACTTCCGGATTCGCGGCGAGGTGGAGGTTCTCGGCATCGCCTCGGCGTCCATCACGCTCGAACTGTCGATGACCTACGACACCAAAACCGGCAAGCTGACCGGGCGGGCCAGTCTGGTGGTCGAGATCGAGGTCGCGTTCTTCTCGGCGTCGGTCGAAATCACCTGTGAGCGCAAAATCGCCACCCGCGATGGGGACCCGGCGCTGATCGACATCATGCCGCCTGACCAAGGCGGACAGGACATGTGGAAGAAGTACTACACCTCATTCGCGATCGGAGCGTAG
- a CDS encoding helix-turn-helix transcriptional regulator: MKPWTGDRPMTRRVVLGERAITTRGLSLRFATEQIHTTTDWCCLDDARHLVYVHRAGRLHSMETDLDWGPSGRTLPNVGDIWVVPAGDKCASLVEGDTAEYCEIAIPDQLLGETTLIPRVKHRDPLIHQMVERIYEVADRDDALARLLTDSVSETLRLLLTDMYTVDPPQRAEHRPDVLDAPTRSKIIEFLEDGMDSEITLEMLAQQAKMSVGGFIKAFRAAFHTTPYQYLLDRRIERAKSLLLDTTRTVTEISAMVGFSTPNHFATAFRRRVGTSPRNFRDCR; encoded by the coding sequence ATGAAGCCGTGGACCGGAGACCGCCCCATGACCCGGCGCGTCGTACTCGGCGAAAGGGCCATCACTACCCGCGGCCTGTCCCTGCGGTTCGCCACCGAGCAGATTCACACCACCACGGATTGGTGCTGCCTCGACGACGCCCGCCACCTTGTCTATGTGCATCGTGCGGGACGCCTGCACTCGATGGAGACGGATCTGGACTGGGGCCCGTCGGGCAGGACGCTGCCCAACGTGGGCGACATCTGGGTGGTGCCGGCCGGGGACAAATGTGCATCGCTGGTCGAAGGCGATACCGCCGAGTACTGCGAAATCGCCATCCCCGATCAGCTCCTCGGCGAGACGACATTGATTCCCCGCGTCAAACACCGCGATCCCTTGATCCATCAGATGGTGGAACGCATCTACGAGGTCGCCGATCGCGACGATGCGCTCGCCCGCCTCCTCACCGACTCGGTGAGCGAAACCCTGAGGCTGTTGCTCACCGACATGTACACAGTGGATCCGCCGCAGCGCGCCGAGCACCGTCCCGACGTCCTGGATGCGCCCACCCGCTCGAAGATCATCGAGTTCCTCGAGGACGGCATGGACTCGGAGATCACCCTCGAAATGCTTGCGCAGCAAGCGAAGATGTCCGTCGGCGGATTCATCAAGGCATTCCGTGCCGCGTTCCACACCACGCCCTACCAGTACCTGTTGGATCGACGGATCGAACGCGCGAAGTCGCTGCTGCTGGATACCACTCGGACCGTTACCGAGATCAGCGCGATGGTGGGGTTCTCGACACCGAATCACTTTGCGACTGCGTTCCGGCGCCGGGTCGGGACGTCGCCGCGAAACTTCCGCGACTGCCGCTGA
- a CDS encoding ABC transporter ATP-binding protein, translating to MAALASSLHLVWRSLGMLRAVRGVLALLLVIGVIASALPYVTVAAFGPMVQVISEAGNAGNLSGVWALSGPLVARQDGLLHHLAGPVPFAVLLAVWAASLVLTQLMYFVNAWIGARVERVLLVDIRQRVHDHLQSLSLDFFLGSRSGELMHRVITESAGVQRLLTDCLLPPLIDMVVLVVVISYLLALSWQMTVAALILTPLALLTLRFAGRHVQAVMRRVMNAERAMATEVEQTISGIAEIQMFNAQSVRSNRFHAASEEAARGSAASVVWMQATVNGSQIFVALSTVVVLLVGVGLSGHFGLTFAGLLVFAGVVPVMFSAAQRVLGAYTTYQSLAPNVTSTYELLDTGPSVREAEHAVALGEVHGNLVFEDVTFGYVPGENVLEGLSFTVAEGETIGLVGGIGSGKSTVFNLMLRFCDPQHGRILLDGNDISTVTSESLRDQVSKLAQFPFFTKDTIRENIRLARPDATDADVEEACTAAHIHSVITRKMYDGYDTMVDVQVPSGGQKRLIALARCLLRRPEVLLLDEPTENLDADQRARMIGVIRGYAKDRTCLVISHDLDFIAAVADRILVLEDGHITQSGDHQTLMAQDGLYQRLHEVQNGN from the coding sequence GTGGCCGCACTGGCATCGTCGCTGCACCTGGTGTGGCGCAGTCTGGGCATGTTACGTGCGGTCCGGGGAGTACTCGCCCTGCTGTTGGTCATCGGCGTGATCGCTTCGGCCCTGCCGTATGTCACGGTGGCCGCGTTCGGGCCGATGGTCCAGGTCATTTCCGAGGCCGGGAACGCTGGAAACCTCAGCGGTGTATGGGCTTTGAGTGGTCCGCTGGTCGCCCGTCAAGACGGGCTCCTACATCACCTGGCCGGTCCGGTGCCCTTCGCCGTGCTGTTGGCGGTGTGGGCCGCCTCGCTGGTGCTGACCCAGCTCATGTATTTCGTCAACGCCTGGATCGGCGCTCGGGTGGAGCGGGTTCTTTTGGTCGATATCCGCCAGCGCGTCCACGATCACCTGCAGTCGCTGTCCCTGGACTTCTTCCTTGGGTCGCGCAGTGGCGAGCTGATGCACCGGGTGATTACCGAATCTGCCGGTGTGCAAAGGCTTCTGACCGACTGCCTGCTGCCACCGCTGATCGACATGGTCGTGCTCGTGGTGGTGATCAGCTACCTGCTGGCCCTTTCCTGGCAGATGACCGTGGCGGCGTTGATACTCACCCCGCTGGCGTTGCTCACCCTCAGGTTCGCCGGCCGCCACGTGCAGGCGGTGATGCGGCGCGTGATGAACGCCGAGCGGGCGATGGCGACTGAGGTCGAGCAGACTATCAGCGGCATCGCCGAGATCCAGATGTTCAACGCGCAGTCGGTCCGGAGTAACCGGTTTCATGCGGCCTCCGAGGAAGCCGCGAGGGGATCGGCGGCCTCCGTGGTGTGGATGCAGGCCACCGTCAACGGCTCGCAGATCTTCGTCGCGCTCAGCACTGTGGTCGTCCTTCTGGTGGGCGTCGGCCTCAGTGGGCATTTCGGACTGACGTTCGCGGGCCTGTTGGTCTTCGCAGGCGTGGTGCCCGTGATGTTCAGTGCCGCACAACGGGTTCTGGGGGCGTACACCACTTACCAGTCACTGGCACCCAATGTGACGTCCACTTACGAGCTGCTGGACACCGGGCCGTCGGTGCGCGAGGCCGAGCACGCCGTAGCGCTGGGCGAGGTGCACGGCAACCTCGTCTTTGAGGACGTGACCTTCGGCTACGTACCCGGCGAGAATGTCCTTGAAGGCTTGTCGTTCACTGTCGCCGAGGGGGAGACGATAGGCCTGGTCGGTGGCATCGGTTCAGGGAAATCGACGGTGTTCAACCTGATGTTGCGGTTCTGCGACCCGCAACATGGTCGAATACTGTTGGACGGCAATGATATCTCGACCGTAACCAGCGAGTCGCTGCGCGATCAGGTTTCCAAACTTGCCCAGTTCCCCTTCTTCACCAAGGACACCATCCGGGAGAACATCCGCTTGGCGCGACCGGACGCCACCGACGCCGACGTCGAGGAAGCCTGCACCGCGGCGCACATTCACTCCGTCATCACGAGGAAGATGTACGACGGCTACGACACCATGGTGGATGTGCAGGTGCCTTCCGGCGGGCAGAAGCGGCTGATCGCGCTGGCTCGCTGCCTGCTCCGCCGGCCCGAGGTGCTGTTGCTCGACGAGCCCACCGAGAACCTCGACGCCGACCAGCGAGCCCGGATGATCGGAGTTATCCGCGGCTACGCGAAAGACCGTACCTGTCTGGTGATCAGCCACGATCTCGATTTCATCGCCGCAGTGGCCGACCGGATCCTGGTGCTCGAGGACGGGCACATCACCCAGAGCGGTGATCATCAGACCCTCATGGCCCAGGACGGCTTGTATCAACGGTTGCACGAGGTACAGAACGGGAACTGA